Genomic window (Candidatus Eisenbacteria bacterium):
GCCTCGCCCTGCTGCTCTACGCCACCGGAGGTCCCATCGCGACCAGGGTCGCTGGGTGGCGATGGAGGCGGAGATCCTCGCGGGATCCCGACTGAACAGCCGGCAATCCTTAGGATATCAAAGAGATGAGCCGATCTTCTGTAAGGAATCGGAAGGGAGAGGTATGTCCGGCAAGGAAACAGCGTCGGGGGGAACGTCGGTTTCTTCCGGCTGGGATAGACCGCTGCGTCTCTATGTCGGGGCCGTCATTTTGGCCTCGGTGGGGATTCTTTGCGCCTCCTTCCCATCCCTGCATGAATTCCGCCGGGCCGATCTCTGGATTTGGCTCATCATTTGCATCGGCGCCGAGTTTCTTTGGCTGGAGACGATCTCCGGCGAGGGCTCGGATTCCATGGCCTCCACCGTGAACTTCGCCGCAATCTACCTGCTGGATCTTCCAACCGTTCTGTTCGTCGTGCCGGTGAGCGTCTTTATTGCAACGCGGTTTGTACAAAAGAGAAACTTTATCAAATCCCTCTTTGGATTCTCACAAATGATTGTAACGATTATCGCGGCGGGATCGGTGTTCCGATGGACAGGGGGATTGTTCACAGAACTGGAAGTGCTGCGCCATCCGATGTCTCTGCTGCCCTGTCTGGCAGCGGGGACGGTTTATACCGTCGTTAATTCAGGATTGGTCGCCTGCGCCGTTTCATTAGAGAATAAATCACCCCTCTTCAAGACATGGCGCGTCAATTTCGGATACCGGAATTACATCTTCTCTTCCGTCGCGCTGTTTATTCTATCGCCGCTCCTCGTCATCGCCTATCTCGCGGTGGGGTATTGGGGCGTGCTGCTCTTCTTCCTGCCGATGTTTATCATTAAAAATCAGAACCGGGAGTATATCGAACTCCAGCGCACAACCCATGCCTTGATCAGCTCCGAGCGTATGGCGGCGCGGGGAGAGATGGCGGCTGAGATCTCCCATGAATTGGGCAACTATCTCGCGATTCTCTCCGGCCGGGCGCAACTCCTCTCCGGCCGGGCGATGCGCGCCGGCGATGCCGCGATGGCGAAGGACGCCCAAACGATTAAAGATCAAGTGGCCAATATGACGGTCCTGACGAAAGGTCTTCTAGACCATTCACACCGGGATGTAAAACCCCAGGATACGGATCTCAATGAGCTGACCAGTCGAACCGTAGAATTCCTCAAACCGCAAAATCGCTTCGATAAGATCGAGCTTCGCGTGGAGCTGGGCGAGGGCATCGGGGACTGGTTCGTTGATGCAGGTCAAATACAGCAGGTCCTGATCAATCTCATCAAGAATTCCGCCGACGCCATCCTGGGTGAAGGGCGCGCTGAGGGTGTCATCCACATCTACAGTGAAGTCGACGCCAATGGAGGCGCGCATCTAATCGTCGAGGATGACGGACCGGGGATCCCGGAGAATAAGCGGGATGCGGTTTTCGAACCCGGTGTGACCACCAAACCGGATGGACATGGCTTCGGTCTTTATACCTGTCTCCGCATTCTGGAGAACCACGGTGGGAAAATCTGGGTCGACGCGAGCCCCCTTGGCGGCGCTCAGTTCCATCTTTCCCTGCCGGGATCTCGCAAAGCCGCCTAGTTTCGAGTGCGGGGCCGCTCTTTCGAACCGGCGAGGATCTCACACGATCAACCTTCACATTGACACACGCGGCGATGCACCGTACGGTCTTTCTGTTATGGATCATTCCCGGAGTGACATCAGAGGCGAAGATCGGATCCTCATCCACGGGGCAGGTCCCTCTATCATTTCACGTTCCCTCCTTTTCCCCCTTTCGATCCTTTTCATCCTGCTCATTTCCATCCTTGCCGCCGGATGCAAGGGATCGAAAGGGGAGAAGGGCTTCACTGAGAATCAGGAGGCCTCAAAGGGGATCACGGTCGATCCAGAGCAGTATTGGACGACGTGGCGTGACACGGTGCGCCGGGGAGACACCCTCTGGGATATCCTGGATCGGCATCAAGTCTATATGGCTGACGTCAACCGGCTTCTCAATGGGGTTCATGGCGATGAACCTTTCTCGTGGCGGCATCTCATGCCGGGCCAGCTGTTAGAGGGGAAACATGATGAGATGGGTTCCCTGCGCCAGGTCCTTTATCTCCTCAACAGAGAAGATATTTTTCAGCTGGAATTGGCTGGGGATTCGGTTTCCGTCTCCGCCTGTTCCGTCGTGCGGGAAACCCAGTGGCGCCGTCTTCAGGCCGTGGTGAATAGTACGGTCGATGCCGCTCTGCGGCGGGCGGGGGGGAATCCTCTCTTGCTTCATGAGCTGGCGGCGACCCTTTCCTGGGATCTTGATTTCTTCACCGATCCGCGCAAGGGAGATACCCTTGATCTTGTCGTCGAGGAAATCTACATCGACGGTGAATTTTTCCGCTTTGGTGATATTCAATGGGTCACCTATCGGGGAGAGAAGGTCTCGACGACCGGCGTGCGGTTTCATGCCTTGGATCGGGAAGGGCCGGAGTATTACGATCTTGAGGGGAGAAATCTGCGAAAGTCCTTCCTCAAATCTCCTCTGAATTATACGCGGATCAGCAGCACCTTCAGCCAGCACCGCTTCCATCCCATCCTAAAGAAATACAGGCCCCATCTGGGCGTTGACTACGCCGCCCCCTCCGGAACCCCGGTGGTATCGGTCGCCGACGGAGAGGTTTCCCAGGCGGAATGGAATGGGGGATTCGGCAGATATATCAAGATCAGACATGCCGGTCAGATCTACACAACCTATGGGCATCTGAGGAAGTTCGCGAAGGGAATCCGTCGAGGGGCCAGGGTCAAACAGAATCAAGTGATCGGATATGTTGGGGCGACGGGTTTGGCGACCGGACCCCACCTCGATTACCGGGTCATGCGGGATGGCCGGTTTGTCGATCCCCTTCGATTGAAGAATCCCCCGACGCACCCGATTCCAGAGACGGATTGGGACCGCTTTAGAGAGCACCTGACCTGGCTGGAAAAGGAGATCCACGATTTGCTCCCAGGAAAGAGGATTCCGGCGCCGTCGGCCCCGCATTTCTCTCCAAAGGATGGTGCGACGATTTCCGTGGCCGCCGCGGAAGGGGGTTCACCTTGACAGAGGGATCTTTCGACTGTTAGATTGCGTCGGTTGAGCTTGTCGGAATTCATGAGATCTCAGTTGTGGGAATCGGAGGAAGGAGCCGATTTGAGCCTCTCTCATCTTGAGTCTTTCCTCAGAGCGGTGAATACCGATGAGAACCTGAAGAATGTCCAGAAGCCTGTGGGCGACCGTCTCCAGAATGTCCGGCATGAGTTGAGGAACTTCTTCAAATCCGATATTCCAGTCGTTGAGAAAATCGGCGATTACACGGTCGCCGTTCCTGGGAAGATGTTCCGGCCCACCCTCGTGCTTCTGGTAGCGGGTCACTTCGAAGGACGGCTGGACGATGCGATTTTCTCCGCATCGGTGGTCGAGTTGATCCACACCGCGACTCTGATTCACGACGATACCATTGATCGTAGCCAGCTGCGCCGGGGGCATCCCACGCTCAACGCTCTCTATGACGATATGGCCGCGACAATCGTCGGCGATTTTGTCTATACCAAGGCTTTTGTCTCTCTCATGGATCGAGGCCTCCATAATGTGCTCGAGGTCACCGCCCGCACCGCCTATCGAATGAGTCTGGGAGAGATGCTTCAGATCCAATACCGTGGGAATCCCGAGATGAGCGAGGAAAAGTACATGGAGCTCATCGATTGTAAAACCGCCTCTCTTATGAGCGCCGCCTGTGAGATTGGGGTTCTAGTGACGGAGGAGGCGGAGAGATACCGGGAAATGTTCAGGGCGTTCGGCCACTATCTCGGTCTGGCTTATCAGATTACGGATGATCTCTTCGATTTTGTGGGGGATCCCGAGCAGTTGGGCAAGGTTCTGCGATCCGACCTCCGTGAAGGAAAAGTGACGCTTCCCCTGATCCATGTTCTCTCAAAAGCCACCGAAAAAGAAAAGATACGGATCAAGAGTATCATTCAAGGTCCTGAGATGGACGGCGTTGATTGGGAGCAAGTGCTCGAGCTTCTCGACCGCTATGACGGACTCGAGTACGGACGCCTGAAAGCCCTCGAATATGCCGATCGCGCCCGCGCCCTCATTGAAGGGCTCGGCAGAACTCCCTACCTCGACGCGTTG
Coding sequences:
- a CDS encoding HAMP domain-containing histidine kinase, with amino-acid sequence MSGKETASGGTSVSSGWDRPLRLYVGAVILASVGILCASFPSLHEFRRADLWIWLIICIGAEFLWLETISGEGSDSMASTVNFAAIYLLDLPTVLFVVPVSVFIATRFVQKRNFIKSLFGFSQMIVTIIAAGSVFRWTGGLFTELEVLRHPMSLLPCLAAGTVYTVVNSGLVACAVSLENKSPLFKTWRVNFGYRNYIFSSVALFILSPLLVIAYLAVGYWGVLLFFLPMFIIKNQNREYIELQRTTHALISSERMAARGEMAAEISHELGNYLAILSGRAQLLSGRAMRAGDAAMAKDAQTIKDQVANMTVLTKGLLDHSHRDVKPQDTDLNELTSRTVEFLKPQNRFDKIELRVELGEGIGDWFVDAGQIQQVLINLIKNSADAILGEGRAEGVIHIYSEVDANGGAHLIVEDDGPGIPENKRDAVFEPGVTTKPDGHGFGLYTCLRILENHGGKIWVDASPLGGAQFHLSLPGSRKAA
- a CDS encoding peptidoglycan DD-metalloendopeptidase family protein, with amino-acid sequence MDHSRSDIRGEDRILIHGAGPSIISRSLLFPLSILFILLISILAAGCKGSKGEKGFTENQEASKGITVDPEQYWTTWRDTVRRGDTLWDILDRHQVYMADVNRLLNGVHGDEPFSWRHLMPGQLLEGKHDEMGSLRQVLYLLNREDIFQLELAGDSVSVSACSVVRETQWRRLQAVVNSTVDAALRRAGGNPLLLHELAATLSWDLDFFTDPRKGDTLDLVVEEIYIDGEFFRFGDIQWVTYRGEKVSTTGVRFHALDREGPEYYDLEGRNLRKSFLKSPLNYTRISSTFSQHRFHPILKKYRPHLGVDYAAPSGTPVVSVADGEVSQAEWNGGFGRYIKIRHAGQIYTTYGHLRKFAKGIRRGARVKQNQVIGYVGATGLATGPHLDYRVMRDGRFVDPLRLKNPPTHPIPETDWDRFREHLTWLEKEIHDLLPGKRIPAPSAPHFSPKDGATISVAAAEGGSP
- a CDS encoding polyprenyl synthetase family protein is translated as MRSQLWESEEGADLSLSHLESFLRAVNTDENLKNVQKPVGDRLQNVRHELRNFFKSDIPVVEKIGDYTVAVPGKMFRPTLVLLVAGHFEGRLDDAIFSASVVELIHTATLIHDDTIDRSQLRRGHPTLNALYDDMAATIVGDFVYTKAFVSLMDRGLHNVLEVTARTAYRMSLGEMLQIQYRGNPEMSEEKYMELIDCKTASLMSAACEIGVLVTEEAERYREMFRAFGHYLGLAYQITDDLFDFVGDPEQLGKVLRSDLREGKVTLPLIHVLSKATEKEKIRIKSIIQGPEMDGVDWEQVLELLDRYDGLEYGRLKALEYADRARALIEGLGRTPYLDALEQAVDYAVVRTH